A genomic window from Clostridium aceticum includes:
- a CDS encoding efflux RND transporter permease subunit produces MNLSKFAVKKPVTITMMMLVIILLGTISLTRLPLDLMPDIEIPVAIVSTSYSGVGPHEMENLVTRPIEDAVATVADLDTVTSMSSQGTSIVVAQFDFGTNMDFAALEMREKVDMVRGRLPDDASQPMVMKLDMNAMPIVMLSLSNGEDLFELQALAEDTMKPRLERISGVASVSIMGDYINEIEIKVNQQKLNAYGIGVDQLAQVIGAANINVPGGTVERGTEKLTIRTLGEFETVEEIGELPITLSSGSIIRLKDVAEVGLIQKEIESISRTNGKNGIGIQIQKQSGSNTVQVANSVNREVERLRVDYPQFEIVTIFDQSDYINDAIANVAKNALVGGLLAILILYLFLRNIRSTMIIATALPISIIATFVLLYFNNITLNLMTLGGLALGVGMLVDNAIVVLENIYRYRTEGYSRIEAAIEGAKEVSMAVTASTLTTIAVFAPIVFVGGLTSILFGEFAMTVTLSLVASLVVALTFIPMLSSKILKVDRIVEGEKPKKRKIFTGIYDLFDRAFSGLEKTYKKILVWGLGHRKTLIFMTIVIFVASVSSVFLVGAEFFPASDQGQIDVNVTLPTGSQLSETDEILQRIEALVAPIEEIDIVYSTIGGSMGAGFMSSNENRGSMTVMLVSLSQRSRSDNEVADEIRSLVRDIAGAEISVASADGMAMGGASAPIEIKVKGDDLEVLKEITEDFRRIVAQVEGTRDVETSFSEGVPELQIHINKYQASTYGLTTAQVANAVRNFALGTTVSRFREDGDETNIIIRGEESIRQDLANLEQIGIQTPMGSTVPLNQVADMYIAQGPTSINREDQHRVATVTSELSGRDLVSVTRDITALLEDYDLPEGYFYQMGGENEQMVEAFADLLLAIVLAIILVYMVMASQFESLMHPFTIIMSIPLAFSGGFLGLFITGRTLNVPAFIGLLMLAGIVINNGIVLVDYINILRGSGKERSEAITIAGPTRLRPILMTTLTTVLAMVPLALGIGEGAEAQAPMATTVIGGLLLSTVLTLLVTPIIYTIMDDFAIWVKRKIKRKGKETITN; encoded by the coding sequence ATGAATCTATCAAAATTTGCAGTAAAAAAACCTGTAACGATTACAATGATGATGCTTGTAATCATATTACTAGGGACCATCTCTTTAACTCGCTTACCTTTGGACTTAATGCCGGATATAGAGATTCCTGTAGCAATTGTTAGCACCAGCTATTCAGGAGTAGGGCCCCATGAGATGGAAAATTTGGTGACAAGGCCTATTGAAGATGCTGTAGCCACTGTTGCTGACTTGGATACGGTCACCTCAATGTCTTCTCAGGGTACTTCCATTGTTGTAGCACAGTTTGACTTTGGCACAAATATGGATTTTGCAGCCTTAGAAATGAGAGAAAAGGTGGATATGGTAAGAGGAAGGCTTCCAGATGATGCATCACAGCCCATGGTAATGAAGCTAGACATGAATGCTATGCCTATTGTGATGTTGTCACTTTCCAATGGTGAAGATCTCTTTGAACTGCAGGCTTTGGCGGAAGATACCATGAAACCAAGGTTAGAGAGGATCAGTGGCGTTGCTTCAGTAAGTATTATGGGGGATTACATTAATGAAATAGAAATAAAGGTAAACCAACAAAAACTAAACGCCTATGGCATCGGTGTAGATCAATTAGCACAGGTAATTGGTGCCGCTAATATCAATGTACCAGGGGGAACGGTAGAAAGAGGCACAGAAAAACTAACCATCAGAACCCTGGGAGAATTTGAAACCGTAGAAGAAATTGGAGAGTTACCGATAACCTTATCTTCTGGATCCATTATTCGATTGAAGGATGTGGCAGAGGTGGGTTTGATTCAAAAAGAAATTGAGAGCATTTCTAGAACCAATGGTAAAAATGGTATAGGGATACAAATACAGAAACAATCGGGAAGCAATACAGTTCAGGTGGCTAATTCAGTCAACAGAGAGGTAGAAAGGTTACGGGTCGACTATCCACAGTTTGAAATTGTCACCATATTTGATCAATCTGACTACATCAACGATGCTATTGCAAATGTAGCTAAAAATGCTTTAGTGGGTGGACTGTTAGCCATATTAATCCTGTATTTATTTTTAAGAAATATTAGAAGTACCATGATCATTGCAACCGCTTTGCCGATCTCCATCATTGCAACTTTTGTGTTGTTATACTTTAATAACATTACCTTAAACCTTATGACATTGGGAGGATTGGCCCTTGGGGTAGGGATGTTGGTGGATAATGCTATTGTGGTGCTGGAAAACATTTATCGTTATAGAACAGAAGGCTACTCTAGGATAGAAGCAGCTATAGAAGGGGCAAAAGAGGTTTCCATGGCGGTTACAGCATCTACCCTTACTACGATAGCGGTATTTGCACCTATTGTTTTCGTAGGAGGACTTACCTCTATTTTATTTGGTGAGTTTGCTATGACAGTTACACTGTCTCTAGTGGCTTCTTTAGTAGTAGCACTAACTTTTATTCCTATGCTGTCTTCTAAGATTTTGAAGGTAGATAGAATTGTGGAAGGGGAAAAGCCTAAAAAGAGAAAAATTTTCACAGGTATTTATGATCTCTTTGATCGTGCTTTTTCTGGACTAGAGAAGACCTACAAAAAAATATTGGTATGGGGTCTAGGTCATAGAAAAACCCTTATTTTTATGACCATAGTAATATTTGTGGCCAGTGTTTCTTCAGTGTTTCTTGTAGGGGCAGAGTTCTTCCCTGCTTCCGACCAAGGACAAATAGATGTTAATGTCACTTTACCAACAGGGTCACAATTAAGTGAAACAGACGAAATCCTGCAACGCATAGAAGCTTTGGTTGCTCCTATAGAAGAAATCGATATTGTTTATAGCACCATTGGTGGCAGTATGGGAGCAGGGTTTATGTCAAGTAATGAAAACCGTGGAAGTATGACGGTCATGTTGGTGAGTCTTAGCCAAAGAAGCAGAAGTGATAATGAGGTTGCCGATGAAATAAGGAGTCTTGTTAGAGACATTGCTGGCGCAGAGATCAGTGTAGCAAGTGCCGACGGCATGGCAATGGGAGGTGCTAGTGCACCGATAGAGATAAAGGTCAAGGGAGATGACCTAGAAGTTCTTAAGGAGATTACAGAGGACTTTAGAAGAATAGTGGCACAGGTAGAGGGCACACGAGATGTAGAAACTAGTTTTTCAGAAGGGGTGCCTGAGCTTCAAATTCATATTAACAAATATCAGGCTTCTACCTACGGCTTGACAACAGCTCAAGTGGCAAATGCTGTAAGAAATTTTGCTCTAGGTACGACGGTTTCTAGGTTTAGAGAAGATGGAGATGAGACGAACATCATCATCAGAGGAGAAGAAAGTATACGACAAGACCTAGCTAACTTAGAGCAGATAGGTATTCAAACCCCTATGGGCAGTACAGTCCCATTAAACCAAGTGGCAGATATGTATATTGCCCAAGGACCTACAAGTATCAATAGAGAAGATCAACATAGGGTAGCCACCGTTACCAGTGAACTCAGCGGCAGGGACTTAGTAAGTGTCACACGGGATATTACAGCTTTATTGGAGGACTACGATTTGCCAGAAGGATATTTTTATCAAATGGGTGGAGAAAATGAACAGATGGTAGAAGCATTTGCTGACTTACTTTTGGCAATTGTGCTGGCTATTATCTTGGTCTATATGGTTATGGCTTCCCAGTTTGAGTCATTAATGCACCCCTTTACTATTATTATGTCCATACCTTTGGCTTTTTCTGGAGGTTTCTTAGGTCTATTTATAACAGGAAGAACCTTGAATGTACCAGCTTTTATAGGGCTTCTGATGCTGGCGGGGATTGTTATTAATAATGGTATCGTGCTGGTGGATTATATCAACATCTTAAGAGGGTCAGGCAAAGAAAGAAGCGAAGCCATCACTATAGCAGGACCTACAAGACTAAGACCTATCCTAATGACAACATTGACAACGGTGTTGGCGATGGTTCCTTTAGCCTTAGGGATAGGAGAAGGAGCAGAAGCTCAAGCACCTATGGCCACCACTGTTATTGGAGGATTGCTGTTATCGACGGTGTTAACCCTATTAGTAACACCGATTATCTACACAATAATGGATGATTTTGCAATATGGGTAAAAAGGAAGATTAAAAGAAAAGGCAAAGAGACTATTACGAATTAA
- a CDS encoding TetR/AcrR family transcriptional regulator has protein sequence MIATMKEKEYLILEAALKAFKQHGFYEAKISDIAKEAGIGKGTVYEYFDSKKQLFERSILYITEQYIEGAREIIKKEKKLKEKLVLLAGYHGKFVEKYVQAGELMFSKNSVISEELVYKILEAKNILYGFIDALIEEGVDHGELRGDIDKKIMLLTLWGAITENYQEKILFQKLSAEDVDADSIINSVFGGIAGNY, from the coding sequence ATGATAGCAACAATGAAGGAGAAAGAATACTTAATTCTAGAAGCGGCCCTTAAGGCTTTTAAACAGCATGGGTTTTATGAAGCAAAAATTTCTGACATCGCAAAAGAGGCAGGAATAGGGAAAGGCACTGTCTATGAATATTTTGATAGTAAAAAACAATTGTTTGAAAGATCAATTCTATATATAACAGAGCAGTACATTGAAGGTGCAAGAGAAATTATAAAGAAAGAAAAAAAGTTAAAGGAAAAATTAGTGTTACTTGCTGGATATCATGGAAAGTTTGTGGAGAAATATGTTCAAGCTGGAGAATTGATGTTCTCAAAAAATAGTGTTATATCGGAGGAACTGGTTTATAAAATCTTAGAAGCTAAAAATATCCTCTATGGTTTTATTGACGCTTTGATAGAAGAAGGTGTTGATCATGGTGAGCTGAGGGGAGATATAGATAAAAAGATAATGCTTTTGACGCTTTGGGGAGCAATTACAGAAAATTATCAGGAAAAAATCCTCTTCCAAAAGCTTTCAGCAGAAGATGTAGATGCTGACAGCATCATTAATAGTGTTTTTGGAGGAATAGCAGGAAACTATTAA
- the galU gene encoding UTP--glucose-1-phosphate uridylyltransferase GalU — protein MKVKKAIIPAAGLGTRFLPATKAQPKEMLPIVDKPTLQYIIEEAVDSGIEEILIITGRNKKSIEDHFDKSIELELELEKKGKDDLLEEIRKISDMVNIHYIRQKEPKGLGHAIHCAKSFIGDEPFAVLLGDDIVDAEIPCLKQMIEVYNEYKTTILGVQQVPMEDVDKYGIVAGKHIEDRVYKVKDLVEKPAVEEAPSNVAILGRYIISPEIFAVLENTEPGKGGEIQLTDALKVLAQKEAMYAYNFKGKRYDVGDKLGFLQATVEFALKREDLKEEFFQYLTEIVKTEKNDGMEEIAIVVDEAIG, from the coding sequence ATGAAGGTAAAAAAGGCGATTATACCGGCGGCTGGATTAGGGACAAGGTTTTTGCCGGCCACCAAGGCACAGCCTAAAGAAATGCTGCCTATTGTAGATAAACCCACATTACAATATATTATTGAAGAAGCTGTGGATTCTGGCATAGAAGAAATACTAATTATTACAGGAAGAAATAAAAAGTCTATTGAAGACCACTTTGACAAATCCATCGAGCTGGAACTAGAATTAGAAAAAAAGGGAAAAGATGATTTATTAGAGGAGATAAGGAAGATCTCTGATATGGTAAATATCCACTATATTCGACAAAAAGAACCAAAGGGCTTAGGACATGCTATTCATTGCGCCAAAAGTTTCATAGGGGATGAGCCTTTTGCTGTGCTTCTAGGAGATGACATTGTAGATGCTGAGATACCTTGTCTAAAACAAATGATAGAAGTATATAATGAATATAAGACAACGATCTTAGGGGTACAGCAGGTGCCGATGGAGGATGTAGATAAATACGGTATTGTAGCAGGAAAACATATAGAAGATAGGGTCTATAAAGTAAAGGACTTAGTAGAAAAACCAGCAGTAGAAGAGGCTCCTTCAAATGTAGCCATTTTGGGAAGATATATTATCAGCCCTGAAATATTTGCTGTACTGGAAAATACAGAGCCCGGTAAAGGAGGAGAAATCCAACTAACGGATGCTTTGAAGGTTTTGGCACAAAAAGAAGCGATGTATGCCTACAACTTCAAGGGAAAGAGATATGATGTAGGGGACAAACTAGGCTTTTTACAGGCTACTGTGGAATTTGCATTAAAGAGAGAAGATTTAAAAGAGGAATTTTTTCAGTATCTTACAGAAATTGTTAAGACGGAAAAAAATGATGGCATGGAGGAAATTGCTATTGTAGTAGATGAAGCAATCGGTTAA
- a CDS encoding glycosyltransferase family 39 protein, with amino-acid sequence MLKKVEFLKSPKIFIPLLSLIAFAPRYIWVRLMNTVPVYDFLRYYNYAAALLQGDYDAYLEIRNVFPHLSGYPLVLSYVYRLFGDTVAVGKWFNVFCSVGTAILLYLLVRELLGDTAGQAAGLIFALYPADIMYITLLASEHVFLVLFLLSIYLFIHYTKTTLTGWKVLRLLLVGLVMGIAHIIRPVSSLLFPPMLAYLLFFHEIKKPMVSFLKEKGKVVAMIVLAFFLTLGMLNLIYLDTVKVPLGKTAGGFNMYVGTDPERTGMWNPTAWQIIEEYDHDFYRVHGEAQRRAIERIKEDPTGFVALAEQKFAIQWTTDDYALYWSMLEVYPDTAFSLWVEENKDTVDIVAQSYYMGIVMLALLGVWYSIKKRREYPIGLAALIVLVFTAAHVLIEVQSRYHHPVVPFFILTAAAALVHVTGAGDKIGNGGLRA; translated from the coding sequence TTGTTGAAGAAGGTAGAGTTTTTGAAGTCTCCAAAGATTTTTATACCATTGCTTTCATTGATTGCCTTTGCTCCAAGATATATATGGGTAAGGCTAATGAATACCGTCCCAGTGTATGATTTCTTAAGATATTATAACTATGCAGCAGCTTTGCTGCAGGGGGACTATGATGCTTATTTAGAAATTCGCAACGTTTTTCCTCATCTATCGGGATATCCGTTGGTACTTTCTTATGTCTACAGACTATTTGGCGATACTGTAGCAGTAGGAAAATGGTTTAATGTATTTTGCTCTGTGGGGACAGCTATCCTTTTATACTTGTTGGTGCGGGAGCTTTTAGGAGATACAGCGGGACAGGCAGCGGGATTGATTTTTGCCCTATACCCAGCGGATATTATGTATATTACGCTGTTGGCATCAGAGCATGTGTTTTTAGTGTTATTTCTATTGTCGATCTATTTATTTATTCATTATACAAAAACAACGTTGACGGGCTGGAAAGTGCTGAGATTGTTATTAGTGGGGCTGGTGATGGGGATTGCTCATATTATTCGGCCAGTATCTTCACTGCTATTTCCCCCTATGCTAGCCTATTTGCTATTTTTTCACGAAATAAAAAAACCTATGGTAAGTTTTTTAAAGGAAAAAGGAAAAGTGGTGGCTATGATCGTTTTAGCTTTTTTCCTGACATTGGGGATGCTAAATCTCATTTATCTTGATACAGTGAAGGTACCCTTAGGGAAAACAGCAGGAGGATTTAACATGTATGTGGGAACAGATCCTGAAAGAACTGGTATGTGGAATCCCACTGCATGGCAGATTATTGAAGAATATGACCATGATTTTTATAGGGTTCATGGAGAAGCTCAAAGGCGGGCTATTGAACGGATAAAAGAAGACCCCACTGGCTTTGTGGCATTGGCGGAACAAAAATTTGCTATTCAGTGGACGACAGATGATTACGCCCTTTACTGGAGCATGTTGGAGGTTTACCCCGATACCGCCTTTAGCCTATGGGTGGAGGAAAACAAAGACACCGTGGACATAGTAGCACAAAGTTATTATATGGGTATAGTGATGCTTGCTCTTTTAGGTGTATGGTATAGCATAAAAAAGAGGAGGGAGTACCCTATCGGCTTAGCTGCTTTGATTGTACTGGTTTTTACAGCTGCCCATGTGCTGATAGAGGTTCAGTCTCGATACCATCATCCAGTAGTGCCCTTCTTTATTTTGACAGCAGCGGCGGCACTAGTGCATGTGACGGGGGCCGGAGATAAAATCGGAAATGGAGGATTACGGGCATGA
- the tnpA gene encoding IS200/IS605 family transposase codes for MGQDYRRTQTTVSLINYHFVFCPRYRRKVLVGEVEIKFKQLLNEICKDIEIEILAIECDKDHCHLFVNALPHLSPADIMAKVKGVTSRLLRQEFKHLRHLPSLWTRSYFVSTAGNVSSETIKRYVEEQKTRG; via the coding sequence ATGGGACAAGATTATAGAAGAACACAAACAACAGTATCTTTAATAAACTATCATTTTGTTTTCTGTCCAAGGTACAGACGTAAAGTTCTAGTTGGAGAAGTTGAAATAAAATTTAAACAGCTTCTCAATGAGATTTGTAAAGACATTGAAATAGAAATTTTGGCAATAGAATGTGATAAAGACCACTGCCATCTTTTTGTCAATGCACTTCCTCATTTAAGTCCAGCAGACATAATGGCAAAAGTGAAAGGAGTGACTTCTCGATTATTAAGGCAGGAATTTAAACATCTGCGACATTTGCCAAGTCTTTGGACAAGAAGCTATTTTGTATCTACCGCAGGAAATGTATCAAGTGAAACTATAAAACGATATGTTGAAGAACAAAAAACAAGGGGGTGA
- a CDS encoding RNA-guided endonuclease InsQ/TnpB family protein: MQITVKFNIILTKEQVQLIESISKEYIHTVNSLVSSTLQSEERVKLSSKDVFANMPSAVKNQSIRDAKSICTKYKKAIKANSKLPTDKQKVINVATLKKPVCIWNNQNYSLKDGILSFPVIIDGKSQRIQTRTIMTDYQLKQLEGHLGALRITKKSNKYIAQISVEKVSHIVKGDVVMGVDLGLKVPAVAVTDSGKTFFFGNGRQNKYVKRKYKAKRKKLGKAKKLKVIKKLDDKEQRWMTDQDHKVSREIINFAVNNNVSDIRLEKLTNIRNTARTSRKNEKNLHTWSFYRLAQFIEYKALLKGIKVEYVDPKYTSQICPECKKLNKARDRKYKCSCGFKTHRDRVGAINIINAPVVDGKSLLA; this comes from the coding sequence ATGCAGATAACAGTAAAATTTAATATTATTTTGACAAAAGAACAAGTACAACTAATAGAATCTATATCAAAAGAATATATCCATACTGTTAATAGCCTTGTTTCATCTACGCTCCAATCAGAAGAAAGAGTAAAGCTATCATCTAAAGATGTTTTTGCAAATATGCCAAGTGCAGTGAAAAATCAATCTATTAGAGATGCCAAAAGTATCTGTACTAAGTACAAGAAAGCTATCAAGGCTAATTCCAAACTGCCTACTGATAAACAAAAAGTAATCAATGTAGCTACCCTTAAAAAACCTGTCTGTATATGGAATAATCAAAATTATTCACTTAAAGACGGTATTCTTAGTTTTCCCGTTATTATAGATGGGAAATCGCAGCGTATTCAAACTAGAACTATCATGACAGACTATCAGCTAAAACAACTAGAAGGTCATTTGGGAGCATTGCGTATAACTAAGAAAAGCAATAAATATATCGCTCAAATAAGTGTTGAAAAAGTATCTCATATAGTTAAAGGTGATGTTGTAATGGGTGTTGACTTAGGCCTAAAAGTTCCTGCTGTAGCTGTAACCGATTCAGGAAAAACGTTTTTTTTTGGAAACGGTAGGCAAAATAAATACGTCAAACGTAAATATAAAGCGAAACGTAAAAAACTTGGAAAAGCCAAGAAGCTTAAAGTCATTAAAAAGCTTGATGATAAAGAACAACGTTGGATGACAGACCAAGACCACAAAGTAAGTAGAGAAATAATTAATTTTGCAGTAAATAATAATGTTTCTGATATTCGGCTTGAAAAATTAACGAATATCAGAAACACGGCAAGAACAAGCCGTAAAAACGAAAAAAATCTACATACATGGTCATTCTATCGTCTAGCTCAATTCATAGAGTATAAGGCACTATTGAAGGGGATAAAGGTTGAATATGTTGATCCTAAATACACTTCTCAAATATGCCCTGAATGTAAGAAACTAAATAAAGCAAGAGATAGAAAATATAAATGCTCCTGTGGTTTTAAAACACATAGGGATAGAGTAGGTGCTATAAATATAATTAATGCACCTGTAGTAGATGGTAAAAGTCTACTAGCCTAG
- a CDS encoding GtrA family protein: MIDKIKHYASYLIFGVLTTLVNLVIYKVLVDMGIHYAISTTIAFVVAVMVAFYTNRRWVFATTGKGLMKEMVLFFTVRIGTYVFDLVGLIILIQLFHMDEFISKLIVNGGVVLLNYILSKRVVFATANTRKITS; the protein is encoded by the coding sequence ATGATAGATAAAATCAAACACTATGCCTCTTATTTGATATTTGGTGTATTAACAACATTAGTAAATCTGGTAATCTATAAGGTGCTGGTAGATATGGGCATACATTATGCTATAAGCACGACGATAGCCTTCGTTGTAGCTGTGATGGTGGCTTTTTATACCAATCGTCGATGGGTGTTTGCCACTACAGGTAAGGGATTGATGAAGGAAATGGTTTTGTTTTTTACTGTGCGGATTGGCACCTACGTTTTTGATCTAGTAGGATTGATTATCTTGATTCAGTTATTCCATATGGATGAATTTATCAGTAAGCTTATTGTAAATGGTGGTGTGGTCCTGTTGAACTATATTTTAAGTAAACGGGTAGTGTTTGCTACAGCCAATACAAGAAAAATAACTTCTTAA
- a CDS encoding COG2426 family protein codes for MGFFEKFLEFMTIELTVLLTAAMPIIELRGAIPVGISLGMSPLHAFTISFIGSLLPVPIIIFGIRPIFKVLKQTKVFRGVIEKITRKTMLRSGKIQRYGFWGLILFVAIPLPGTGVWTGSLASVLLDMRIKLAFPAILIGNLIAGLAVMSLSQGIVRTLNLISGIL; via the coding sequence ATGGGATTTTTTGAAAAATTTCTAGAGTTTATGACGATTGAACTAACAGTACTTTTGACGGCTGCCATGCCTATTATTGAGTTAAGGGGTGCTATACCTGTAGGGATTTCCCTGGGTATGTCTCCATTGCATGCCTTTACCATTAGCTTTATTGGCAGTCTGTTACCGGTGCCGATAATTATTTTTGGTATAAGACCAATTTTTAAGGTGCTGAAACAAACAAAGGTATTCAGAGGGGTTATAGAAAAAATCACAAGAAAAACGATGTTGAGAAGCGGTAAAATTCAAAGATATGGTTTTTGGGGTTTGATTTTATTTGTGGCTATACCATTGCCGGGAACTGGGGTGTGGACAGGAAGCTTAGCCTCCGTGCTTTTAGATATGCGGATCAAGCTGGCCTTCCCTGCCATACTTATAGGAAACCTTATAGCGGGGCTTGCAGTGATGAGCTTAAGTCAGGGTATTGTTAGAACTTTGAACCTGATTAGTGGAATACTTTAA
- a CDS encoding competence protein ComK, with the protein MKAIEEILKNKEKIAALLPIYKEDLGNVTTVILQNGEEILLRRSIESILHAICSYYTLHLRLLRKKQQKLLNCKYYLPLPLSKDLLLFPIKTRVPKVKNDSSLSYINFFEVKKLDLSKTTLHLNNGKVIDVLSTASTLKKRYHQASLIKQLQEESAHIRDGDTTLRDLVLLRELLTGFINSLSSSG; encoded by the coding sequence TTGAAAGCCATTGAAGAAATCTTAAAAAACAAAGAGAAAATAGCTGCTTTACTTCCTATATATAAAGAAGATCTAGGGAATGTCACTACAGTAATACTGCAAAATGGAGAAGAAATTTTATTGAGACGCTCTATCGAATCAATCTTACATGCTATTTGTAGCTATTATACCCTCCACCTAAGACTGCTTAGAAAAAAACAACAAAAACTATTGAACTGCAAATACTACCTACCTTTACCTTTAAGTAAAGACTTATTGCTGTTTCCCATTAAAACCAGAGTGCCCAAGGTAAAAAATGACTCTTCTCTTAGCTACATTAACTTCTTTGAGGTAAAAAAGCTAGACCTTTCAAAAACAACACTTCATTTAAACAATGGAAAAGTCATTGACGTTTTGAGTACTGCCTCCACGCTTAAAAAGCGTTATCATCAAGCGAGTTTAATTAAACAGCTTCAAGAGGAATCCGCTCACATAAGGGATGGAGATACTACTTTGAGGGATCTGGTTCTCCTTCGAGAACTCTTGACAGGTTTCATAAATTCTCTGTCTTCAAGTGGTTAA
- a CDS encoding polyphosphate polymerase domain-containing protein yields MAKEVFNRYELKYLINNDVYKDLLAALKPHLSIDAHGDQEGYYTISNIYYDTEDNLFHQEKMLGQSFRQKLRLRTYNKASLNEQAFLEIKQKHDKVVNKRRTLIKLKDAYHFLSQKEPIKNVFSFEVSNQQILKEIDFLKNFYQLVPKMVLCYERQAFQVEEDPSIRITFDKNLRKREYNFRLEKGSYGDLFMDPNTFVLEVKLSERVPLWLARILSEYSCSMQSFSKYSNSQNNVEVMLNQKSII; encoded by the coding sequence ATGGCAAAGGAAGTATTTAATCGATACGAGTTAAAGTATTTGATTAACAACGATGTTTATAAGGACTTATTGGCTGCCCTAAAACCTCACCTTTCTATCGATGCTCATGGAGATCAAGAAGGTTATTACACCATCTCTAATATTTATTATGATACAGAGGATAATTTGTTCCATCAGGAAAAAATGCTAGGACAATCCTTTAGACAAAAGTTAAGGTTGCGCACCTACAATAAAGCCAGCTTAAATGAACAAGCTTTTTTAGAAATTAAACAAAAGCATGATAAGGTTGTAAATAAAAGAAGAACTTTGATCAAGTTGAAGGATGCCTATCATTTTCTAAGTCAAAAGGAGCCTATAAAAAATGTCTTTTCTTTTGAGGTTTCCAATCAACAAATTTTGAAGGAAATAGATTTTTTAAAAAACTTTTATCAACTGGTGCCTAAGATGGTGCTATGCTACGAAAGACAAGCCTTTCAAGTAGAAGAAGATCCCAGCATAAGAATTACCTTTGATAAGAATCTGAGAAAGCGGGAATATAACTTTAGACTTGAAAAGGGCAGCTATGGGGACCTTTTTATGGATCCCAATACCTTTGTCCTAGAGGTAAAGCTAAGTGAGAGGGTACCTTTGTGGCTTGCTAGGATTTTAAGCGAGTATAGTTGCTCTATGCAGAGTTTTTCTAAATACTCCAATAGTCAAAATAATGTTGAAGTAATGTTAAACCAGAA